The genomic DNA CCTGGCCCTCATCCTCAGCAAGCACCTGCCTTTgtggcagagcagggagaggtGGCAGCACTCTCCCACCGGCCTGGAGACACCTAGAGTGGAGGAAAAGGCCTTCACTTGACCCTGCTGCTGCAGAGGGCTGGGCTGCTTCTGTTCTCTTTTTGCTGCTGCAGCAGGCTACCCCGCCCCCTCGAAGCACTGAAAGGAATGCCAGTTGGGAAAGGTCACTGTTAGGGCTCGGGAGAAACCCAAGATTGGTCTGAGGAATGAGGCAGGGTTTCTGGTTAAAAACCTAGTCAGACTTTAACAACCTTGAGTCAGCTCAAGGTTGGAAATGTGAACTTTGAGGGCTCTTTACCTGCACATGCAGCACTGAAGGCCAGTGATGGAGGGGGGACACGAAACAAAGTGGGTCAGTGTGAGCCTTCAAGGTGTCATCATGTTAGGCTGAGACATGCAAAATAGAAGGGTCCCTGGGAGAGGCCTGGAAAATATTTGGGGCTGCTGACAACAGAGAACCCACAAGGAAGGTCGTTGGAGAAACAAAGGTACATTTGTCTGTACAAATGACGTCCCAGTTCAACAAGTGTCTTGAGTGCAGACGAAGGTGGGCACTGGGGCCCACTGCTGGGGAAGGATTGAGTAACTTGGGAAGTATGGTAAGGACAAGGGAATGGTCTGTTGGGAGCAGGAACGTAGTAGCCAGAAAACATCTTGTAGGCAGCTAGGGGTCAGTGCAAAGGCTTGGATGGCCTAGGCATGCTGCCACAATTGTGGTTAGGTGCCAGCACAGAAAGCCGGTTAGGTGCCAGCACAGAAAGCCGGTGCTGCCTTGCTGGGGGATTACTGTGCCATGAGCCCGCTGAGCTCCAATGGTCGGTGGCCTCGGAGGCCTGCCAAGCCCAGAAACCAGGTGCTTGGAGGGTGGGGCACAGCCCAGGAGGAGAGGCTGAGGATGGGAGCTGTGAGGAGACCAGAATCACCAGGCATTTTTTGAAACATGATGTACAAGAGACTttaaaaagatgagaaaacaCTAAAAAGTTTGAGAGTTTTCTATATTCACATCTGTGTAGGAGGTGCATTTTGGTTTTTCTTATGACCTTTTCGCTCCACTTTGAAGCCTGGCCCTATGCAAAAACTAGCATGCCAATGCCCTCTGGGGGCAGGCGCAGAGCAGGGTCTGGCAATCGAAAGACTTGAGGTTTGGCTTCCACACAAGTAATCCCAGGGTCAGTCGGTCGAGAAAGCCCTGGTAAATGGGCTCTTAGATGCATCCTGCAGCTGTCAGGTCTCCCACCTCTGCTTTGGTCCTCGGGCTGGAACATCCGCttctccccccgccccccccatCCTGGGAGGCCCAGGCATCCTTTGAAGTAGCACAAGGTTCTGGGTTTTGCTTAAGTAACAAAGCGGTATCTACAGTTGGCTGTAAGGTAGGAGGCAGCAGCTGGAAGAGGGAGGGATTTACATTCTCAATTGAGAGGATAATTTGATGAAGGCATTCAAGGTTCAGAAAAGTAAAGCAGCCAGCCTAAAGTCAAATCAGTGCTGGGGCATGGACATGAACAATGAGTTGGGGGCAGCCCAAGCCTCAACAGGAAGGTCCTGTAGCTGCCAGGCCATGAAGATCAATGGTATAAAACTCCCAGGGTGTAGGCgttcccattttgcaggtgaggtcACAGCTATAAACTGGCCCACTACATACCTGTCCACTATGTGGCCTCAAGTGGGAAGAGAGTGGGCAAAGGCCTCCATCACTTCCCTGGCAGCTGCTTCATGAGACCTAAAACCGTTGGCCAGTAGTATGAGTGGGTGGTGGGGGTGCTTCAATTTCTCCTGCCCCTGTGGGCTCTGAAGGACTACAGTACCCAGGGTCCCTGCTCCAGGCTGGCAGTCCCTCACCAACGCTGGCCTGTAACCTGACCACTGTCCCTCTTAAAAGGTCACATCAGAGCTCCTTGAGGGACAGCAACAGGGGGAGCTAAGGGAGGCTCAGCCTTcatgggggatggggtggggccaGTGTCCCTGCCTCAGAACCCCCAAGACCACACCCTGGAGCCCAGCATCCTGGTCCCCCTTCTCTGCTGCCCAGTGTCCTCTGCTAGCCATGTTTCTTCTGTTCAAGGCACCCTGACCCTCAGCTCCTGGCCCTTCACCCTGCAGAGTCCTGGTCCCTTTTGCCACAACATGGGTCTCCCCACACACATGCAGCTAATAACAGCCCCCTAGTATAGGGCCACCACGGTAGCTTGTCCAGAGGTCATCCAGCCTGTTGTTTGCAGTctctttgggttaatgtctagaacAGAAGCCAAACTGTTTTGCTAAGTCTGGGCCTCCTGACATTCTCATTTGAGAGGATAAATTTGATGAAAGTATTCAAGGCTCAGAAAAGATAAGCAGCcagcctaaagtcacacagcctaAAGTCAAATCAGTGCTGGGGCATGGACATGAACAATGAGTTGCAGGCAGCCCAAGCCTCAACAGGAAGGTCCTTGGCCTCTCCAAGGATCCCCGAATGAGAACCTAAAATCTACCTCCACCCTCTTCATCTATAACCTAGGGAAGGGCCCAAATCAGACCAACTTCTTGGTTGGTCATGACCCATAGGCTCCAGTTAAGCCTCCGGCCTCTCAAGCCAGCATTCTGCCTGCCTCATCTTGTCTGTGACCTTGCAAAAGGCAGGGACAGAAGACAGAAGCCCCCAGTGTGTGAGGCCTGGAGGAAGTGGGTCAGCCCAGGGCTGTGGAGGAGTCAGGCTGAGCTGGGGCTGGCTGTGTGGAGCTCAGGCACTGCGCTTCCtgcccctctctcttccctcaccCCCAAAATAGCTCCCTGAGCTCTCAGGCCAAGACCCTCCCATTGTGGGGGGCGGGGCAAGCTGCCCAGAGCTGGGCTTTAAAACCCCAGGCTGCTGGGGATCTCTACTCCCTGGCTGGAGGCACTGCCGAGACCGCCTTCTACCAGTCAGTCCAGCCCACCCTCCGGCAGCCATGTCCCGGCCCCTGTCAGACCAAGAGAAGAGGAAGCAAATCAGCGTGCGTGGCCTGGCTGGTGTGGAGAATGTGGCCGAGCTGAAGAAGAACTTCAACCGGCACCTACATTTCACACTCGTGAAAGACCGCAATGTGGCCACCCCGAGAGACTACTACTTTGCACTGGCCCACACCGTACGTGACCACCTGGTGGGCCGCTGGATCCGCACGCAGCAGCACTACTATGAGAAGGACCCCAAGGTGCTGCTTGGAGACCCCATGTGGGGAATGGGTTGGGGTGCCTTCCAGGGGGGCTGGGGGATCTTGACCAAGCGGCAGCCCTTCCTGAGGTCAGGGTTTTCTGCAGCAAAATAAAGGGTCCCTCCAGGCCCCTTCCTGAGGTTGGAGGATCAGGGTGCCAGGTGCCATGGGTGCCATGGGGGCAACCCAGGGGAAGAAACCTGGGGTGGGAGCAGTTTGGGGTTGCTCAGGTCAGGTGGGATGGTTGCACAGGCCCAGGGCCCactcagagagggaaggggctgcTGGTAGGAAGACCCCTTCATCCTGGGTTGGCCCCAAAGTGGAAGGATGTGTcattgaatgtgtgtgtggtatgcCTGTGCCGCGGGTGGGGCGCAGCGGGATCAAGTGTCTGTTGGGGTCATCAGTAAATGTCAGCAACCTGACActcctgggcaggggtgggggaggggcgggcgggtggagcagggaggggcccaggaaacCAGGAGGCCAGGCATCACCAGCACCCTGGATCAGGGTGCCTCTTTGCACCCTTCTTGGGGCTGAGGTTTGAGGGCCAACAGGCATTGCAAGGACAGGAGGTGGCTGACCAGCTGTGAGTCATAATGTGactgtgaccttgagaaaatgACTTTTTCTCTGGGCCTTGGCCTTACCCTCTTGAGGAGCACTTGGAAGTGCCTCTCTGTGTCCTGACTCCCTGATGGGCTGCTGAGGGGCTTGTGTGCCACGGAAGGGCTCTCACCTCTCCAGAGACCCGCAATCCCTGAGGCAGACACAGCCAGccccattttccaggtgaggatactgaggctcagagaagaaaaGTCATGAGTCCAGAGTCAAAGGAAATGCTGGGATCAGAACCCTACCTGTTGGATCACAAAGTCTGAGAGAAGACAGGGCCAGGACAGGAATGGGGCCTAGAAGGGGGAAGGAAGCGTGGGAAATGCAGCCCAGCTGGGCCTGGCTGAATATTGGCCCGCAGCCCTGCCCCCATCCCCTACCCATCTGTCTCTCTGGGCAGAGGATCTACTACCTGTCTCTCGAGTTCTACATGGGACGGACCCTACAAAACACTATGGTGAACCTGGCCTTGGAGAATGCCTGTGATGAGGCCACCTACCAGGTATGTGTGTGTACTGTGGGGGATGGGTGTAGGGCAAGTCCAAGGGATTGTGGGATTTACCTGCTGGCCCTTGGCCCTGACCACTGCCACACCCTCCCCACTCTAGCTGGGTCTGGACatggaggagctggaggaaaTTGAGGAGGACGCAGGGCTGGGCAATGGGGGCCTGGGCCGGCTGGCAGGTAAGTGGGCAGTGTGGCAGCAGGTGGGGTGAGCAGAAGGGTTTCTTTGTGCTGGTCCCTGACACCCATTTCCCTGAAAACCCGTAGCCTGCTTTCTGGACTCCATGGCAacactgggcctggctgcctaTGGCTACGGGATCCGCTATGAGTTTGGGATTTTTAACCAGAAGATCTGTGGGGGCTGGCAGGTGAGCAGCCTTGGGCCTTGAACTTGTGGGTCCCAGTCATAACGGAGAGAACCCCCATTTTGTCATCCATCTCTGGATAGATTCAGAACGAGCCCCCGGCTGGATGGAAAGCATCActgccccttccccctccccccaaagCCAGCTGGCCACTCCTGGAACAGGTGGTCCACACCTGGGGAATCTCTCAGACTCCCGCACACATACCATGTGTTACACATACCCATTGGCTATCCCACGGACTAAGCCCCCCACCAACACACCACAGCCCTTAGTTTACACCCTGAATAGGGCACACCAGGGCACCGCTCCTCCCCTACCCACTGCCTGCTGTGGGGTGAGCCTGAGTCTAAcactgctttcctttctccctgGCCTGCCTCGGGCTCAGATGGAAGAGGCTGATGACTGGCTCCGCTATGGCAACCCCTGGGAGAAGGCCCGACCTGAGTTCATGCTGCCTGTGCACTTCTATGGCCGAGTGGAGCACACCAGCCAGGGGGCCAAGTGGGTGGACACACAGGTGAGGGAGAAGAAGCCAGGGAGTTGGGGGAGGACCTGGtgaggggaaaggggaggaggaggcgTCTAGAGAAACAGGGAGATTCAGGGAAAGAGCCGGAGGCCACTGGACCCAGTGCTGTTTTACAatggaggacactgaggctcagagaggttaagtgacttactcAGGGCCACACAGCTGGTGCCAGGAGAGGCTGGAGACTGGGTCACAGGGGAGCCAGGGCAAATGCAGAGCCTCggaggaagaagagagactgCCCTGCTCCAGTAATGGCCCTCGCCTGACCTGGCTCTTTCCCACCCTGCAAGACTCATCAAAAGAGTAATAATGGTGGCTTGACATCTGATCTGGGGCTTGACAGGAAGCAAAGCAACAGCCCTGAAAGGGGGACAGAAGGTAAAGTCTTGAGAGGTCAAGGtcaaacagcaagttagaaggagccTCAAGCCCAACTAGGTGTCCGGTCCCAGTTTGGTCAGTCCTCTTGCTGTCGCTGCAGGTCATCTGCCTCCAGGTGGCTGCTCAGAAATCTCTAGGCTTTCAGAATTGGGCATTTGTCCCACTGTCATCCACAGTAAGGTCTGGCAGGGGCTTGGCTGCCTGCCTAGCTGTGCACTCCTGGGCCGGTCCCTCTCCTCTCCAAGCTGCagcttcctctctcctcccatcAGGGGCAGCATAGTGTTGGGGGCGGAGGGCAGTGCCCCTTGGGGGAGTGCGTTTGCTGCTGTGTCTGCTAACTGGGGGAGGCGAGGCAGCATTAGTCACTGCTAATTAGCCCTGTGGTCAGTCAGGCATAAACCCCTTTGGACCGACTTGACTTGTGTGTCCCCTTCAGCTGGGCCACAGGGTCTCCCAGCCATTTCATGAGTCTGGAATGTTCTTGAGATTGTGCTCAAGCCAGGCAGGCCAGCTTATCCCCCTAACTGCAGAGGGGCCACCAGTTGAGCCCCACCTTGGCCCCTGGGCTCCTCAACAGCTGGGCAagacagggctgggggctggggggagacATTGGGGTCTGAGTAGATGAGGTCCAGAGGTTGAAAGTTTTGGGCGTGGTCACCCAGAGTTGGGACAAGAACCAGAGGTTGGGAGTTGGAGGTGCCGGGACCTGGAGTTCCAGCTCTCAGGTCCCCATGAGTCAGACACAGCAGATGCCCAGCTCCTGGTGCCACTCTGGTGTCCCTGCAGGTGGTGCTGGCCATGCCTTATGACACCCCGGTGCCTGGCTACCGCAACAACATCGTCAACACCATGCGCCTGTGGTCTGCCAAGGCCCCCAATGACTTCAACCTCAAGGACTGTGAGTCCAGCCACTGGTAGTCAGCAGCACCCCCACCTGGCCCATGCTCAGCCCAAGCCTGACCCTGTCCTCTTTTGTCCCTTAGTCAACGTCGGGGGCTACATCCAGGCTGTGCTGGACCGCAACCTGGCTGAGAATATCTCTCGTGTCCTATACCCCAACGACAACGTACGTCACTCTCTGGGCTGGCGGGCAGGAAACCCCAGCGCCTGGGAGAGGGCTGGAGACAGGGAGGGATACTCGCTGGTGCCCTAGTCACATGCAGGGCGTCTTGCTGGCCCTTGTGTGTCCTGTTTCTCCCCACAGTTCTTTAAGTGGGAGGACGCCCAAGTCCTAGGGGCAGCTGGCTAGGGTCTGGCACTTAGGAGGAGCTGTTCCTCCATTCTCCTGGTCCTTGTATGATGCCCTCCTGCCCCTACCCCCATCACTACTTCTTGGTGGGAGCACACCCTTGGGTTCCAGAGGTGGGGGCAGTTCCCGGTCAGTAGTCCTGGTGTGGGCGGGAGTATATACTGGCCCCTCCCACAGCACAGTCACGCCACACCCCCATCACATTAACTTCCCCACTCCTTTGCTCTGTCCCTAGTTCTTTGAAGGAAAGGAGCTGCGGCTGAAGCAGGAGTACTTTGTCGTGGCTGCCACACTCCAGGACATCATCCGCCGCTTCAAGTCCTCCAAGTTCGGCTGCCGTGACCCTGTGCGCACGAGCTTTGATGCCTTCCCGGATAAGGTACCAGGCCCCAGGGGTGGCACCTGACATGGGTGCCATGGCCCCTGACCTCCAGCCTCAGCCTGCCCCACCCATTTTATTGATGGGGACGTGGAGGCTGGGGGCTGTGTGTGCGCGTGAGGTGACCTGCTCAGGATCCTCGGTCAACAGGCGTATAACCCGGgcttccttccccttcctcctctgggGCAGCCCCATGAGGgcctctgcccccacctcagCGCAAGAAGCAGGCCCTTGGAGGGGGCCCTCGAGGGGCAAAGGACAGTGGTCATGGCCTTGGTTTGCAGCCCAGACTGACCCCAGTGCCCCCTCCCCAACAGGTGGCCATCCAGCTCAATGACACCCACCCCTCCTTGGCCATCCCTGAGCTGATGAGGATTCTGCTGGACCTGGAGCAGCTGGAGTGGGACAAGGTGGGCTTCCGGACCCCTCCACCTCTGCCTGACCCTCTGTCTCAGGGTTCCCTTCCTGGTCTGGGGAGTGGAAAGATGTGAGCAGATGCCTCACAGAACACATGGCAGTGTGAGGCCCAGGGGGTGGGTGACCTGAAGCCTGGTGCCGCCGCTGCAGGGCCTGCGCTCCTGGCTGCGTGTGTGGAGAGCCCTAGGCTTAGGCCCAGGGGTCCtgactcctcattttgtctgccaGGCATGGGATGTGACAGTGAGGACCTGTGCCTACACGAACCACACGGTGCTGCCTGAGGCCCTGGAGCGCTGGCCTGTGCACCTAATTGAGACACTGCTGCCCCGGCACCTCCAGATCATCTATGAGATCAACCAGCGCTTCCTTAATGTGAGTGGACGACAcatggggtgggggtaggaggtGGGCACGAAAGGCGTATACAGGTAGGCCCTGAGATTCTAGCAGAGAAAGCCAGGGCTAGAACTCGGGGGGTGTGGGGCTGCGACCCCGGGTCCGAGCTCTGGGCTCTCGCGGCACAGCGGGTGGCAGCTGCATTCCCTGGAGATGTAGACCGGCTGCGACGCATGTCACTGGTGGAGGAGGGTGCAGTGAAGCGCATCAACATGGCCCACCTGTGCATCGCTGGCTCGCACGCTGTCAACGGCGTGGCTTGGATCCACTCTGAGATCCTTAAGAAGACCATGTGAGACCTGCCCCCCAGACCCCACCCCACCTGATGGGCCCCACCCACCCAAACTGCAGTCGCTCACAGGTGCCGCCCTCACTacccctgcccctgccacccCCAGCAGTCCCCTTCCACAGCAAGCACAGCTCTTACAAGTGCCATGGCCTGGACATCCAGTCCTGTTCCTGGATGACTCCCTCTTAACACACGGCAAGCCCCCTTCGTTCCCAGACCCCTTTCATCAAGAAACCAGGTAGGGCTCCGGGCAGGGGACCTTCATCTCACACCCCCACAACCCTATCCTGCAGCTTCAAGGACTTCTACGAGCTGGAGCCATATAAGTTCCAGAATAAGACCAATGGCATCACCCCTCGGCGCTGGCTGGTTCTGTGTAACCCTGGGCTGGCAGAGGTCATTGCCGAGGTGAGAGGTCACAGTGAGGACCAGCTGGGTATGGTTCTGTAGGTGGCTCAATAGGTTCCATCTGAAGGGCTACTGGAAGGGAGCAGGGATTGGTACCAAGGCCTTGAGGGCATTGCCTGTCTGAGGAAAAAGCCAGGAGGAAGGCCTGCTGGGGTCCAGTGGGGTCAGCCATCAGAGCCAAGGttgggagaggaagagatggaCATGTGCCCATGATGCCCTAGCGGGAGGCTGGACAAGGAGAAGCTGTCTACAGAGGATGGGGTGTGGCTGACCTGGAATGGAACCCCTCTGTTAGGGAGGACAGAGGAAGCCATGGGCCTGACTGACAGCCATCTTCCCACAGCGCATTGGTGAGGACTACATCTCAGACTTGGACCAGCTGCGCAAACTGCTTTCCTATGTGGATGATGAAGCCTTTATCCGGGATGTGGCCAAAGTGAAGCAGGTGAGGAGTACTGTGACCTGAGACAGTTGCCAGGGCTGCAGTAGAGAGTGCTGGAGGGGCCAGGTGTGGGTCAGGAATGGCCAATAGAGCTCATCTCTCCTGCAACCTCAGGCCATTGGTACAAGTCACCTGGAGCCCATGGTGGGAAAGCATCATCTGACCTCACTGCAAGAGTTTTGACATTGCTTAGCAATGTCTGCCCTGGTGCAGGACTGGATGAAGGTGGCAAATGAGCCTTCTATCCTCTACCTTCCTGGGAAAGAAATGAGACTCTAGGAATTCCTGAGGCTGAGGCCTGTTGGTGAGCTCTCCCCTTTCCCCTGCCTTCAGGAAAACAAGATAAAGTTTTCTGCATACTTAGAGAAGGAATACAAAGTCCCCATCAACCCCAACTCACTCTTTGACATCCAGGTGAAACGGATTCACGAATATAAACGCCAGCTCCTCAACTGCCTCCATGTCATAACCCTGTATAACCGTGAGTGCTGGTTCTGCTCTGGGTCTCTGTTCACCCTTCTGTATACCTCCCAGCATATTACATATTACATACTTCCTAATCAATATCTCCTTTGATCTTGGGACAACTCTTGGGACATGGACCTATCCCCATTCcacagatggaaaaactgaggctcGAAATGGGGGAAGTGACAGATCAGAGGTCAGATAGCAAGTGATTGCCCAAGTCAGGGCTACTGTCTCCCAGCCCGGGCCCTGGTTGGGTGGGTGTGGTCAGGAGCTCCTGCCCAGAGGGAGAACTGGCACACTCCATCCCTCTGTTTCTCCACAGGCATCAAGCAGGATCCCAGTAAGTTTGTTGTGCCTCGAACTGTGATGATTGGAGGGAAGGTGAGAAGCTGGGCCACAGACCAGAGCTTAGGGCCTTCAATATCTACTTGAGGTCAGCCTGGCTGGGTGGCAGAATAGGAGGCTGAGGGTTGGGCTGTGGAGCTGATGCGGCTGTGTCCCGCAGGCTGCGCCTGGGTACCACATGGCCAAGATGATCATCAAACTTATCACGGCCATTGGGGATGTGGTCAACCATGACCCCGTGGTGGGAGACCGCCTCCGCATGATCTTCCTGGAGAACTACCGTGTCTCTCTGGCTGAGAAAGGTGGGGGTGATGCCCAAGGGAGACCCTGGGAGGTTCTGATTAGTCCAGTCTCAGGAAGAGGTATTAGTCACCTCTTCCTGGGATATTGTACTTTAAAGACTCTGGAGAGGACAATGCTCAAATCATGAGGCTGTCTCCCTAATGGTAGAGTTCTGTGCAGTACAGGGTGAAATTATAGGGGAGAAGGTCCTTGTTGATGTCCCTCAAATCATACAGTGTAGTGGGGATGGACAGTCCAGGTTATGTCCCAGATGTGCAAGAATCAATCAGAGGTGGGGGGCGCGGTGTGAGGGAGACTCAGTTGATGAAGACCAAGGGCTGGTGGGGGGACTCTGAATGCAGCCAACCCTAGGACCAGCCCTAACTCCACAGTCCCCACCTGGGGTGGGGCTCTTCCTGGAGCTGAGCTTGGCCCCTGCTGCTGCCCCACAGTGATCCCGGCTGCCGACCTCTCCGAACAGATCTCCACTGCAGGCACTGAAGCCTCAGGCACTGGCAACATGAAGTTCATGCTTAATGGGGCT from Manis pentadactyla isolate mManPen7 chromosome 9, mManPen7.hap1, whole genome shotgun sequence includes the following:
- the PYGM gene encoding glycogen phosphorylase, muscle form, whose amino-acid sequence is MSRPLSDQEKRKQISVRGLAGVENVAELKKNFNRHLHFTLVKDRNVATPRDYYFALAHTVRDHLVGRWIRTQQHYYEKDPKRIYYLSLEFYMGRTLQNTMVNLALENACDEATYQLGLDMEELEEIEEDAGLGNGGLGRLAACFLDSMATLGLAAYGYGIRYEFGIFNQKICGGWQMEEADDWLRYGNPWEKARPEFMLPVHFYGRVEHTSQGAKWVDTQVVLAMPYDTPVPGYRNNIVNTMRLWSAKAPNDFNLKDFNVGGYIQAVLDRNLAENISRVLYPNDNFFEGKELRLKQEYFVVAATLQDIIRRFKSSKFGCRDPVRTSFDAFPDKVAIQLNDTHPSLAIPELMRILLDLEQLEWDKAWDVTVRTCAYTNHTVLPEALERWPVHLIETLLPRHLQIIYEINQRFLNRVAAAFPGDVDRLRRMSLVEEGAVKRINMAHLCIAGSHAVNGVAWIHSEILKKTIFKDFYELEPYKFQNKTNGITPRRWLVLCNPGLAEVIAERIGEDYISDLDQLRKLLSYVDDEAFIRDVAKVKQENKIKFSAYLEKEYKVPINPNSLFDIQVKRIHEYKRQLLNCLHVITLYNRIKQDPSKFVVPRTVMIGGKAAPGYHMAKMIIKLITAIGDVVNHDPVVGDRLRMIFLENYRVSLAEKVIPAADLSEQISTAGTEASGTGNMKFMLNGALTIGTMDGANVEMAEEAGEENFFIFGMRVEDVEKLDQKGYSAQEYYDRIPELRQVIEQLSSGFFSPKQPDLFKDIVNMLMHHDRFKVFADYEDYIKCQEKVSALYKNPREWTRMVIRNIATSGKFSSDRTIAEYARQIWGVEPSRQRLPAPDEI